A genomic window from Paenibacillus sp. FSL K6-0276 includes:
- a CDS encoding phage terminase small subunit P27 family: MAEIVKFNHMRVGQKGGGKHWTEAEVNAREVASKKFERKKKQTMKIPSWLNDDARKVWRKTVKDMAEFDVLDKVDEDVLGAYCDAVAKYQDANRLIDIEGYTEVNAQGINVVSAYVKMAQSYSRLILSYSNKLGLNAESRARLAKKTADQEEDENAGLFD, translated from the coding sequence ATGGCAGAAATTGTTAAATTTAATCACATGCGGGTGGGACAGAAAGGCGGTGGCAAACATTGGACTGAAGCTGAGGTAAATGCCCGGGAAGTTGCTTCAAAGAAATTTGAACGAAAGAAAAAGCAGACGATGAAAATTCCTAGCTGGCTGAATGATGATGCCCGGAAGGTTTGGCGCAAGACAGTGAAGGACATGGCTGAATTTGATGTATTGGATAAAGTGGATGAAGATGTGCTGGGCGCTTACTGTGATGCGGTGGCAAAATACCAAGATGCTAACCGGCTTATTGATATTGAGGGTTATACGGAAGTGAACGCTCAAGGAATCAATGTTGTCAGCGCCTATGTGAAAATGGCGCAAAGCTATTCTCGACTCATCCTTTCTTATTCCAATAAGCTCGGACTGAACGCGGAATCACGTGCACGGTTAGCAAAGAAGACGGCAGACCAGGAGGAAGACGAGAATGCTGGACTCTTCGATTGA
- a CDS encoding HNH endonuclease — protein sequence MAESPLKLCSRVGCRNLTRGRYCADHIKEKHQYDRYRGTASQRGYDSQWRKVRLGFLRKHPLCVHCLVAGKVVAATVVDHIKPHKGDKVLFWDRANWQALCASCHSIKTVKEDGGFGN from the coding sequence ATGGCAGAATCACCACTTAAACTATGTAGTCGTGTGGGCTGTAGGAACCTCACTAGAGGTCGTTACTGTGCTGACCATATAAAAGAGAAACACCAGTATGATAGATACCGTGGCACGGCTTCACAACGCGGCTACGACAGCCAATGGCGTAAGGTTAGGCTTGGATTCTTACGTAAGCATCCGCTGTGTGTTCATTGCTTGGTTGCTGGTAAGGTAGTGGCTGCTACGGTAGTAGATCACATCAAGCCGCATAAAGGGGACAAGGTATTGTTCTGGGATAGGGCTAATTGGCAAGCGCTCTGTGCATCATGCCATAGCATTAAGACGGTTAAGGAAGACGGAGGATTTGGAAACTAA
- a CDS encoding site-specific integrase yields the protein MNFVQPIRDPETVQDIKDYLKNKNLRDFIMFLLGIYTGLRISDILRLRVKDVSGSHISIREKKTNKQKRIYMAAELKKELLSYIEGKPPNEFLIKSREGMNRAITREMAYKIMRSIGDEFSLSEMGCHTLRKTFGYIFYNETTDKDIGMLMDFFNHASPKVTLRYIGMAQDSMDMALKRHKA from the coding sequence GTGAATTTTGTTCAACCAATTCGTGACCCGGAAACGGTGCAAGACATCAAGGACTATCTTAAGAACAAGAACCTTAGAGATTTCATCATGTTCCTGCTGGGCATTTATACGGGCCTACGGATCAGTGACATTCTGAGGTTGCGAGTCAAAGACGTATCCGGTTCTCATATCTCCATTAGGGAGAAGAAGACCAATAAGCAGAAACGGATATACATGGCTGCTGAGTTGAAAAAGGAACTGTTGTCTTATATTGAGGGGAAGCCGCCGAATGAATTCTTGATCAAAAGCAGAGAGGGCATGAACCGGGCTATCACCCGCGAAATGGCTTATAAGATTATGCGGTCCATCGGAGACGAATTTAGTCTCTCGGAAATGGGCTGTCATACGCTGCGGAAAACATTTGGCTATATCTTTTACAATGAGACAACGGATAAGGATATCGGCATGCTGATGGACTTCTTTAACCATGCTTCCCCGAAGGTCACGCTTCGCTATATCGGCATGGCTCAGGACAGCATGGACATGGCCTTGAAGCGTCACAAAGCGTAG
- a CDS encoding DUF3102 domain-containing protein, translating into MSQLSIRTVETIAIEINSIKDQVQQTLLQGSIEIGRRLVEAKGMLPHGSWGNWLGDYVDYSQSTANNLMKIFENYGSNQLTLFGDNAKSQAIANLTYTQAVALIGIPEKEREEFIENNKVDEMSTRELQAAVKERTQALKDKEIAERAAAEAVKREEKERKLREKLELQQKDHEIIVKRLNDQIEEARTAHESEGIVENSDLEEALKKSESDLMESQVKIKRLEDQLKAKPIDIPAVIEKVPDEVLKELEELRNKVASGTTAEAAVFKTQFDSLNDSFSNVLTALDAVRLVDPELHTKYKGAVSKLIGIMSEQL; encoded by the coding sequence ATGAGCCAACTATCAATACGTACAGTAGAAACGATTGCCATTGAGATCAACAGTATCAAGGATCAGGTTCAACAAACGCTTTTGCAAGGAAGTATCGAGATAGGACGTCGATTAGTAGAAGCTAAGGGAATGCTTCCGCATGGGTCTTGGGGGAACTGGTTAGGCGACTATGTAGATTACTCGCAATCTACGGCTAATAACCTCATGAAGATATTTGAAAACTATGGCTCTAATCAGTTGACCCTCTTTGGTGATAATGCAAAATCGCAAGCGATTGCGAATTTGACCTACACGCAAGCAGTTGCTCTTATAGGGATTCCAGAAAAAGAACGTGAAGAATTCATAGAAAACAATAAGGTGGATGAAATGTCTACACGAGAACTTCAAGCTGCCGTTAAAGAACGAACGCAAGCGCTTAAGGATAAGGAAATTGCTGAACGAGCTGCTGCTGAGGCTGTAAAACGCGAAGAAAAAGAAAGGAAGTTAAGAGAGAAGCTAGAGCTACAACAAAAGGATCATGAAATTATTGTGAAACGGCTGAATGATCAGATAGAGGAAGCAAGAACGGCTCATGAAAGTGAAGGAATAGTCGAAAACTCTGATTTAGAGGAGGCGCTAAAGAAATCTGAATCAGACCTCATGGAATCACAAGTGAAAATTAAAAGGTTGGAAGATCAGCTGAAAGCGAAGCCAATTGATATACCGGCAGTTATTGAAAAAGTGCCCGATGAAGTGTTGAAAGAATTGGAGGAGTTAAGGAATAAGGTGGCATCGGGAACAACTGCAGAAGCTGCTGTTTTCAAGACACAGTTTGATAGCTTGAATGATAGTTTCTCGAATGTTCTAACCGCCCTAGACGCAGTCAGATTGGTAGATCCCGAACTTCATACTAAATACAAAGGTGCTGTTTCTAAGCTGATTGGAATTATGTCAGAACAATTATGA
- a CDS encoding PcfJ domain-containing protein, translated as MKEQEFHEHFPKEISTELRTYITNECMDWSRYIFTHREGTRQWAFCTHCKQEHPTDTTLKHGQIAQCPHCGAVGHTKASGRGRKTLVDHAYLLWYEKSLIDPNILIARGIYSTRDYTKDYRKTETEVKTIALYLFQWGKGGKMMHRSYWTDRGKWLTQKKVSSEVKRAMNYVSSYNSFENMKSAVKGTPFQYCTWEQYNFNDRVEVFDLAARYKCIEFLTKFGLNHFVTTKLEDGPTFGAINWNGATPEKVLRLTKSEMKAMKNSKVSIGLRTLKSYQMSKKEGSNLDWKEAQILSDFIEVRYANPLNGLLSETLNNRFSVVEMKRYFLKQIRNNLMHYRVGRDVLNEYLDYVRDCEQLGMNLGRDSVLMPNNLHEAHQETMKRIKITTDIQINDLIAERVSELKRFRFQHKELFIIPATTSEDLIKEGKELSHCVGGYLTKYAHGKCDIFFVRKKDKPSEPYYTMEVVEGEVRQCRGFENKAMTTEVKEFVDLFKAKRLSKKIKVSTKKSKELQGVAV; from the coding sequence ATGAAGGAACAGGAATTCCATGAACACTTTCCTAAAGAAATCAGTACTGAATTACGAACCTATATCACTAATGAATGTATGGATTGGAGTAGATACATATTTACTCATCGTGAAGGAACCAGACAATGGGCCTTTTGTACACACTGCAAACAGGAACACCCTACCGATACCACTCTAAAGCACGGACAGATTGCTCAGTGTCCGCACTGTGGCGCTGTAGGTCATACAAAAGCGAGTGGCCGAGGCAGAAAAACGCTAGTGGATCACGCTTATCTACTCTGGTATGAAAAATCTTTGATTGACCCTAACATTCTAATCGCACGGGGCATTTATTCAACCCGAGACTATACCAAAGACTATCGAAAAACTGAAACGGAAGTTAAGACCATTGCTTTGTACCTCTTCCAATGGGGAAAAGGTGGAAAGATGATGCATAGAAGTTACTGGACAGATCGCGGTAAATGGCTCACTCAAAAGAAGGTTTCTTCAGAGGTCAAGAGAGCTATGAACTACGTTTCTAGTTACAACAGCTTTGAAAATATGAAGTCAGCAGTAAAAGGAACTCCATTTCAATACTGCACATGGGAACAATACAATTTTAACGATCGAGTAGAGGTATTTGATCTAGCTGCTAGATATAAATGCATAGAGTTCCTAACTAAATTTGGGTTGAATCATTTTGTGACAACGAAACTAGAGGATGGACCAACGTTTGGAGCTATCAACTGGAACGGTGCAACACCTGAGAAAGTACTGAGATTAACTAAGTCAGAAATGAAAGCTATGAAGAATTCTAAAGTATCTATTGGGCTTCGAACCTTGAAAAGTTACCAAATGTCAAAAAAAGAAGGATCTAATTTAGATTGGAAAGAGGCACAAATACTCTCGGATTTTATAGAGGTAAGGTATGCAAACCCATTGAACGGCCTTTTATCAGAAACATTAAACAATCGTTTTTCTGTGGTTGAGATGAAAAGATATTTTTTAAAGCAAATACGGAATAACCTAATGCATTACAGAGTAGGCAGGGACGTTCTTAATGAATATCTTGACTATGTGCGTGATTGTGAGCAATTAGGAATGAACTTAGGGCGGGACAGCGTTCTTATGCCAAACAACTTACACGAAGCACATCAAGAAACTATGAAACGAATCAAGATTACAACGGATATTCAAATAAACGATTTAATTGCGGAACGAGTGTCTGAATTAAAAAGATTTCGATTTCAGCATAAGGAACTATTTATTATCCCGGCGACAACTAGTGAAGATTTGATCAAAGAAGGCAAAGAACTCAGCCATTGCGTGGGTGGGTATCTAACGAAATATGCACATGGTAAGTGTGATATTTTCTTTGTTCGCAAAAAGGACAAGCCTAGTGAACCATACTACACAATGGAAGTTGTCGAAGGCGAAGTTAGACAATGTAGAGGATTTGAAAATAAGGCTATGACTACCGAGGTTAAGGAATTCGTGGATCTGTTCAAAGCCAAACGACTTAGCAAAAAAATAAAGGTGAGCACTAAAAAATCAAAAGAATTACAGGGGGTAGCCGTATGA
- the dnaB gene encoding replicative DNA helicase codes for MQGSIRELPHDENAEIAVIGAVLIDETGNAMDTAISVDPEMFYNPVNRTIFSAMRDLHNDGEQVDIRSLVSTLNHKKSLDKVGGTYYLSRIASSSPTAADIDFFIGVLADKFTLRQALRDAYKQIELVYDSDDAGTVVANALTKSAALSDQTAPKKDFKSTKEIGLEYIDTIEKRVSNRLNGSTSGKETGFTDLDKLTGGFQNQDLIIVAARPSVGKTAFALNIAQNAATRNDEPIAVFSLEMSEQQLMQRMVCAEVNLDANDLRMGDITSDDDWGKLTIGISSLADKNIFIADDPVVTVHDIRAKCRRLKREQGLGMIIIDYLQLIQGSSGKRGENRQQEVSEISRVLKQIARELDVPVIALSQLSRNVEQRQDKRPIMSDLRESGSIEQDADIVAFLYRDDYYNQETEKKNIIEIIISKHRNGPTGTVELVFLKNFNKFVNYERAHSYSA; via the coding sequence ATGCAAGGATCAATAAGGGAACTACCGCACGATGAGAATGCAGAGATAGCGGTGATTGGTGCAGTTTTGATTGACGAGACAGGTAACGCCATGGATACGGCAATTTCTGTAGATCCTGAAATGTTTTACAACCCTGTGAATCGAACAATTTTTTCTGCTATGCGAGATTTGCACAACGATGGTGAGCAGGTGGATATCAGATCGCTTGTGTCCACACTGAATCATAAGAAAAGTCTGGATAAGGTAGGGGGTACATATTACCTTTCTCGAATCGCTTCTTCATCTCCTACTGCGGCTGACATTGATTTTTTTATCGGTGTACTTGCGGATAAATTCACCTTACGCCAAGCTCTTCGTGATGCTTATAAGCAGATCGAACTTGTGTATGACAGTGATGATGCTGGAACGGTGGTAGCAAATGCCTTAACCAAGTCGGCGGCATTGTCCGATCAGACAGCACCGAAAAAAGATTTCAAAAGCACGAAGGAAATCGGCTTGGAGTATATCGACACCATTGAAAAGCGTGTGAGTAATCGACTGAATGGATCTACTAGTGGTAAGGAAACTGGATTTACAGATCTGGACAAGCTTACTGGCGGGTTCCAGAATCAGGATTTAATTATAGTTGCAGCTCGGCCTTCTGTCGGTAAGACAGCGTTCGCCTTAAATATTGCACAGAATGCAGCAACTCGAAATGACGAACCTATAGCTGTATTTAGCTTGGAGATGTCAGAGCAACAGCTTATGCAACGCATGGTGTGCGCTGAGGTTAACCTCGACGCGAATGATTTGAGAATGGGTGATATCACCAGTGATGATGATTGGGGCAAGTTGACGATTGGTATTTCTTCACTTGCAGACAAGAACATTTTTATTGCTGATGATCCAGTTGTCACTGTACATGATATTCGAGCCAAGTGTCGGCGTTTGAAAAGAGAACAAGGTCTTGGAATGATCATCATTGATTACCTGCAGCTGATCCAGGGAAGTAGTGGAAAGCGTGGGGAAAATCGACAACAAGAGGTTTCAGAAATTTCCCGAGTGTTGAAGCAGATTGCCCGTGAATTGGATGTGCCGGTTATCGCGTTGTCTCAACTCAGTCGGAATGTTGAACAGCGCCAGGACAAACGTCCGATTATGAGTGACCTACGTGAATCAGGTTCAATTGAACAGGATGCTGATATTGTTGCTTTCCTTTATCGGGATGACTATTACAACCAGGAGACCGAGAAGAAAAATATTATCGAAATTATCATATCTAAGCACCGTAATGGTCCTACTGGAACGGTTGAACTGGTGTTTTTGAAGAACTTTAATAAGTTCGTGAATTATGAAAGGGCGCATTCATATTCAGCATAG
- a CDS encoding XRE family transcriptional regulator — protein sequence MAVGHFPEALKEVMQRKGVTLAKVGKAAHVDGSQIGKIVNGSRKASKQVMQATATHYDDAQLILAAAAEVTGGASVPWLNNADLHPSSTHIKTIEEIQEALQALLTLPITKSLEQLKTGDREVIKNGIMEQLEAITALTHNAAALCRKYEFSYIALWSEHRAELKLKKYMK from the coding sequence ATGGCAGTTGGACATTTTCCCGAAGCGCTAAAAGAAGTCATGCAGCGTAAGGGTGTCACCTTGGCTAAAGTTGGGAAAGCCGCCCATGTAGATGGTTCACAAATCGGTAAGATCGTTAATGGTAGCCGCAAAGCTTCCAAACAGGTGATGCAGGCTACAGCGACTCATTATGATGATGCTCAATTAATACTGGCTGCGGCAGCTGAGGTAACCGGGGGCGCTTCGGTCCCCTGGCTCAATAACGCCGATCTTCATCCCAGCTCAACGCATATCAAAACTATCGAAGAGATTCAGGAAGCATTGCAGGCGTTGCTTACCCTACCGATCACGAAGAGCCTTGAACAATTAAAGACTGGCGATCGGGAGGTTATCAAAAACGGCATCATGGAACAGCTTGAGGCAATAACGGCACTTACACATAATGCAGCCGCCCTTTGCCGTAAGTATGAATTTTCATACATAGCCCTATGGTCTGAGCATCGCGCCGAGTTGAAGTTAAAAAAATATATGAAATGA
- a CDS encoding helix-turn-helix transcriptional regulator — MKELIAKRLILLRGEASREETANAIGISISALQMYENAQRVPKDEIKVKIAKHYKRSVQSIFFDQDPHETCFIEEHSATKEVV; from the coding sequence ATGAAAGAACTAATTGCAAAAAGGTTGATCTTATTACGCGGTGAAGCATCCAGAGAAGAAACTGCTAACGCTATAGGTATAAGTATTAGTGCTCTTCAAATGTACGAAAATGCTCAAAGAGTGCCCAAGGATGAAATTAAAGTAAAAATCGCAAAGCACTATAAACGATCAGTACAATCTATTTTTTTTGATCAAGATCCGCACGAAACGTGTTTTATCGAGGAGCACTCTGCTACTAAGGAGGTGGTCTAA
- a CDS encoding helix-turn-helix transcriptional regulator: MATFGQRLRKIRTDNNLTQKDFGVLFKLSESAIGMYERDEREPPFKFANDIADRYDVDIDYLFGRTDIPKSKIINAEDQSEFEAFINNPEHGIFFRDYLSAPEERREEMREIFKILQEKEKGRKPGDVQGER, from the coding sequence ATGGCGACATTTGGTCAAAGATTACGTAAAATTCGTACAGATAACAACCTTACTCAAAAAGATTTTGGAGTATTGTTTAAATTGAGCGAGAGTGCAATTGGTATGTATGAACGGGACGAAAGGGAGCCGCCTTTTAAATTCGCAAATGACATTGCGGATCGCTACGATGTAGATATTGACTACCTCTTCGGTCGTACAGATATACCTAAATCAAAAATCATTAATGCTGAAGATCAATCTGAATTCGAAGCTTTTATCAACAATCCTGAACACGGAATTTTCTTTAGAGACTATCTGTCCGCACCGGAAGAACGCCGTGAGGAAATGCGGGAAATTTTTAAAATACTACAAGAGAAAGAAAAAGGCAGGAAGCCTGGAGATGTTCAAGGAGAAAGATAA
- a CDS encoding ImmA/IrrE family metallo-endopeptidase has protein sequence MNDNYHTPPLEQNITELYQRHNITEPSHLSIELLSKKFNVWVHYHNKRSKGIEISKGVYSMFLDNRLPEDSQRLEFFHELCHLLRHVGNQIMMPEQFTKAQENEADRFVFYAAIPFFMIKRTNIPSNRGEAIGYIARKFKVPLNFARKRFEQIEDRVRQGEFLSALDYIATSGELIRDSHISYNCTRAEAHIQAYYNWDGDCSRPDTLVIEQPEGFDWDKPLDIEVERNYESCDIPLYPSKESATVLSGDLSIPDRRGYVTINLSRVAWRHGKAVSRLYLPMEAIDDAINF, from the coding sequence ATGAACGATAACTATCACACTCCCCCTCTTGAACAGAATATTACTGAATTGTACCAGAGACACAACATCACCGAACCATCGCATTTATCTATCGAATTATTATCAAAGAAATTTAATGTTTGGGTCCATTATCATAATAAGAGGAGCAAAGGAATCGAAATTTCCAAAGGGGTTTACAGCATGTTCCTTGACAACCGCCTTCCAGAGGATTCTCAGCGCCTTGAATTTTTTCATGAACTCTGTCACTTACTCAGACATGTTGGAAATCAAATAATGATGCCAGAACAATTCACAAAAGCGCAAGAAAATGAAGCTGATCGTTTTGTCTTCTACGCTGCTATCCCTTTTTTTATGATCAAAAGAACAAACATTCCTTCAAATAGAGGTGAAGCGATTGGATACATAGCACGAAAATTCAAGGTCCCGTTAAATTTTGCAAGGAAAAGATTTGAACAAATCGAGGATAGGGTAAGACAAGGGGAGTTCCTTTCTGCTCTCGACTATATCGCTACTAGTGGTGAGCTTATTCGAGACTCACACATTAGTTACAATTGCACTCGAGCTGAAGCTCATATCCAAGCATATTACAATTGGGATGGAGATTGTTCACGTCCAGATACACTTGTGATCGAACAACCTGAAGGATTCGACTGGGACAAACCACTAGACATTGAGGTTGAGAGAAACTATGAAAGCTGTGACATACCTTTGTACCCGTCCAAAGAATCCGCTACCGTGCTCTCTGGAGATCTCTCTATACCTGACCGTAGAGGCTACGTGACCATTAACCTGTCTCGGGTAGCATGGAGACATGGTAAGGCAGTTTCACGTCTATATCTTCCTATGGAAGCAATAGACGATGCTATTAATTTTTGA
- a CDS encoding tyrosine-type recombinase/integrase, translating to MKGKVFKRGKTWTYVVDLPPDQGSGKRNQKKKGGFGTQKEADRALVSLLASVDKGDYVAEINLTVADFFDIWLKDYALQKYKSTVYDVEESIIRSRIVPVIGRHKLQQIKPLTINRFYNGLLEKYSSDYVRHIHAILRKAFGQAVKWEMLVSNPIDKVEAPKLRRKEMKTWTMEQCLHFLDIAKGHVHYIVYSLAIHTGMRKGEVLGLRWSDIDFEAKSLMIQQTVNWTPSKGIIIQDTKTSSSARRIPIGNMLIADLKHRKQIIDADKQTIGTGHYKDHDLVCSYANGEPIKPRRVTETFSFLTGKSELPKIRFHDLRHSHASMLLNNGINAKIGAERLGHSSVQIYLDRYSHLLPDMQRDAADLIDSKMQMTQIPITEPTP from the coding sequence ATGAAAGGAAAGGTATTCAAACGAGGGAAAACTTGGACTTATGTCGTTGATCTTCCACCGGATCAGGGGAGTGGAAAGAGAAATCAAAAAAAGAAAGGAGGCTTTGGAACACAAAAAGAAGCAGATCGTGCATTGGTATCTCTTCTTGCCAGTGTGGATAAAGGAGACTATGTCGCTGAAATCAATCTTACAGTTGCTGATTTTTTTGATATATGGTTAAAAGATTACGCCTTACAGAAGTATAAATCCACCGTTTACGATGTTGAAGAATCCATTATTAGAAGTCGCATTGTTCCCGTTATCGGTCGCCACAAGTTGCAGCAAATCAAGCCCTTGACCATAAACAGATTCTATAATGGATTGTTAGAAAAATATTCTTCAGATTACGTTCGTCACATCCATGCCATTTTGCGTAAAGCTTTTGGTCAAGCTGTGAAATGGGAGATGCTTGTCTCAAACCCCATCGATAAAGTAGAAGCACCCAAACTGCGAAGGAAAGAAATGAAAACTTGGACTATGGAACAATGTTTGCATTTTCTCGATATTGCCAAAGGACACGTGCATTATATTGTTTATTCACTTGCAATTCACACAGGTATGCGTAAAGGTGAAGTTCTGGGATTGAGATGGAGCGATATAGATTTTGAAGCAAAGAGTTTAATGATCCAGCAAACTGTTAATTGGACCCCATCCAAAGGAATTATCATCCAGGATACCAAAACGTCAAGCTCAGCCCGAAGAATTCCAATTGGTAATATGCTTATCGCTGATCTCAAACATCGGAAACAAATTATTGACGCCGATAAACAAACCATCGGAACGGGACATTATAAAGATCATGATCTCGTATGCTCCTATGCTAACGGAGAACCGATTAAGCCACGACGAGTGACAGAGACATTCTCCTTCTTGACAGGTAAGTCAGAGTTACCAAAAATCCGGTTTCATGATCTTAGGCATTCACATGCTTCCATGCTTTTGAATAATGGAATTAATGCAAAAATCGGAGCAGAACGTCTCGGTCATAGTAGCGTACAAATCTATCTGGACAGATATTCTCATCTACTTCCTGACATGCAACGAGATGCGGCAGACTTGATTGATTCGAAGATGCAAATGACCCAAATACCTATAACCGAACCAACGCCGTGA
- a CDS encoding extracellular solute-binding protein produces the protein MNHINNKRLWRRWLSFGVCAALLLPLISDGWNTAWAEPSQAPVEQRVLRIGSLWSGEDDSFFRQQFTDMYELQHPEIKLEIIPAIDTNELRYNNTYPDVSFDNLENIRAIMGGDKPVDVIVGDSVLVKSLVDHNLVQSLEPLIARDQYDLSNMAPTMLNGVRELGRGSLFALAPTFSSSALYYNKGIFDAAGVGYPTDGMTWNEVFALADKVTKKSTNKEKRIYGFSMNRYLSDPFWDMQTYVAPLELTMYDNKGQHMTVNNTQWSQVWTTYSQLVKKQIVPGLNGLDFAGTEGNAYSPIQGDLFLTGKAAMVVGEYGYLNELAGVERNAAKIKDYKPIEWGMVTVPTFQEKPGVAVGTWLGNMMAISSTATNKEDAWDLIKFVNSNEVAKIKAHNRSELTSRKEYITAQTPSVNLEAFYTLKPLPATDPLLSSLQMQKPGISRISDVGRQLFIDVYQGKKTVENALKAWEKQGNTMLDTLEKDSTVYFDSIGD, from the coding sequence ATGAATCATATAAACAATAAACGGCTGTGGCGCCGCTGGTTAAGCTTTGGGGTGTGCGCTGCGCTGTTACTACCACTAATCTCAGATGGGTGGAATACGGCTTGGGCTGAGCCGTCTCAGGCTCCAGTGGAGCAGCGTGTATTGCGTATTGGGAGTCTATGGTCTGGGGAGGACGATTCGTTTTTTCGTCAGCAGTTTACAGATATGTATGAATTGCAGCATCCAGAAATCAAATTGGAGATTATTCCGGCTATAGATACGAATGAGCTTCGGTATAATAACACCTACCCAGACGTAAGCTTTGACAATTTGGAGAATATCCGAGCGATTATGGGTGGGGATAAGCCAGTTGATGTGATCGTCGGTGATAGCGTATTAGTGAAGAGTCTGGTGGATCATAATCTTGTCCAATCACTGGAGCCACTTATAGCGCGTGATCAGTATGATTTAAGCAATATGGCGCCTACGATGTTGAATGGAGTTCGTGAGCTAGGTAGAGGAAGTCTTTTTGCGTTGGCGCCGACCTTCTCGTCTAGTGCGCTTTATTATAACAAGGGCATCTTTGATGCTGCTGGAGTAGGCTACCCTACGGACGGAATGACATGGAATGAAGTGTTCGCGCTGGCAGATAAGGTGACGAAGAAATCAACAAATAAAGAGAAACGGATATACGGCTTCTCGATGAACCGTTACTTAAGTGATCCCTTCTGGGATATGCAGACCTATGTCGCTCCGCTAGAGCTTACGATGTACGATAACAAGGGTCAGCATATGACTGTAAATAATACACAGTGGAGTCAGGTTTGGACTACTTACAGCCAGTTGGTGAAGAAACAAATTGTACCTGGGTTAAATGGGTTGGATTTTGCAGGAACTGAAGGGAATGCCTACAGTCCAATCCAAGGCGATCTGTTCCTCACAGGAAAAGCGGCAATGGTAGTTGGGGAATATGGTTATCTCAATGAACTGGCGGGAGTAGAGCGTAATGCTGCTAAGATCAAAGATTACAAGCCCATCGAATGGGGGATGGTTACTGTACCAACCTTTCAGGAGAAACCGGGTGTCGCCGTTGGAACATGGCTTGGCAATATGATGGCTATTAGTTCTACGGCAACTAATAAGGAAGATGCTTGGGATTTGATTAAGTTCGTCAACAGTAATGAGGTTGCCAAAATTAAAGCCCATAACCGGAGTGAACTGACTTCGCGTAAGGAGTATATTACCGCTCAGACCCCTTCAGTAAATTTGGAAGCTTTTTATACGCTTAAGCCTTTACCTGCAACGGATCCTTTATTGAGCAGTCTACAGATGCAGAAGCCTGGGATTAGCCGAATTAGCGATGTTGGACGTCAACTATTCATTGATGTATATCAAGGCAAGAAAACCGTCGAGAATGCACTCAAAGCTTGGGAGAAGCAAGGGAATACCATGCTGGATACACTTGAAAAAGATTCCACGGTCTATTTCGACTCGATCGGTGATTGA